TATTTGCAAGTGAGTATACAGAGACAACATGAGTATATTGAAAACCTAACACAATTAAGAAATGGGTTGGTTCGAGCAGACAGGTTGAAGAATGATCTCTATAAATGGGGGCAGGAGATGCACGATAAGAAAAGCTCGTGATAACAAAGGATATATACTTGGTTATAGCAATCATAGTCGTCTTGCTCACTACATCCTCTACTTTTCAGTCGATTAACTTAGTTTTATACATTAAAATTAGAATCTATTAACCTACTTATTCGTCTTCGTCGAATTTTGGTGCCAAGTAGAATCTCAAATATCCACCAACATCCAATTTAAATTCGAACAAAGCAGGGGTCTTATCAGCTAATTTGATAGTAATTGTACTTGACAAACTAGCAGCTTTAATaatatcattcaaatatttcaaacCAAAAGTTAAATCAACAGGATTATCCAAATGAACACTAACACTCTCTTCAGGTCTATCCATATCAGTATAAGGTTTCAATACCACACTTCCGGTACCAGTTTCACCTTCACTAGTAAATTTAACAGAATCTTTAGTAACAATGATGTTTAACGATTCactcaaatttttcaaatctctaACAATTTTAGCAAATTCAGAACTTGGCATATTAATAACAGTATCATATTCCATATCATCAATCTTCAAAAATTCCGAGTcaatattcatcaatttcaaactatATTCACTAACcctttctcttttcttgtcTTCAAATATGGTCATAACACTATCTGGACTATCTTCAGCTAACAATGTTAAATAATCTTCGTTTTGGCCACATTTGATAATCTTGCTaaaac
The Candida orthopsilosis Co 90-125, chromosome 5 draft sequence genome window above contains:
- a CDS encoding Pol30 protein (similar to proliferating cell nuclear antigen (PCNA)), with translation MLEGKFDESTLLKKIVDSIKDCVKLCNFNCTEHGITVQAVDDSRVLLVSLLVGQTAFSEYRCDRDVTLGIDLESFSKIIKCGQNEDYLTLLAEDSPDSVMTIFEDKKRERVSEYSLKLMNIDSEFLKIDDMEYDTVINMPSSEFAKIVRDLKNLSESLNIIVTKDSVKFTSEGETGTGSVVLKPYTDMDRPEESVSVHLDNPVDLTFGLKYLNDIIKAASLSSTITIKLADKTPALFEFKLDVGGYLRFYLAPKFDEDE